A genomic region of Planococcus kocurii contains the following coding sequences:
- a CDS encoding transglycosylase domain-containing protein: MRDKIKNWIHKAEETTDRWTSSKWFKRMSITSGVLWNLALILAIVLVTGGVFAASVGAGYFASLVDEEKLRSEDEMRNEIYSYVETSEMFFDNDVYIGKIQTDLERKETTLDKISQTAIDAVFATEDEYFMEHEGIVPKAIFRGLLQDVANSDSQTGGSTLTQQLIKNQILTNEVSYERKAKEILLAMRLEKFMTKDEIMEAYLNIIPYGRNSSGANIAGIETAANGLFNKSASELSLPQSAFIAGIPKAPFRYTPYNSVGQLKDADGLAPGIDRMKTVLFRMKETEYITQEEYDAAIAYDIVKDFRENESRSRDSEPYITDELEKRATRIIMDVLAEKDSIDPKSLEENNKLYEEYAILADRAVRSNGYRIHSTINKELYLAHEKAKDAYARYGTTLSVPSEDGGDKMKDLPVQVGSMMMENKTGRILSFVGGRDFEIEELNHATQAYRSIGSTVKPLLVYGPALDLGTIGAGSPVVDVKFKLADGYSPANFIPSSEQGIMSARDALAQSQNLPALRLFGQIREQMPINYLINAGFSKVKEESNYYPATALGGGVEGSVEELTSGYATVANGGKKVEPYMIQRIEDADGNVIFEHKVAEKEIYTPQTAYILTDMLRDVFTTDRGTANRANSLLSFSGDFAGKTGTTQNTKDVWLVGYNPNITMGLWLGYDSEKYSLDNFPNSNLQPSVRVNQLWASLMNTTYQTVPELVGAKSTFKQPEGVVTKSFCGISGLAPGGACQSAGLVRSDLFNANVMLPKGQDDSLTSSSFTTINGKRYTALSTTPSEFVSGGGIGVSQKYIDRMMAPFGGDAGKLFPGNSKFSSVVAGATFKADGAAPGAVQAAISGQTITWTNSGSTDVVGYRVYKGGSRVASISESRSNSYSASGAGSYTVVAVDITGKQSGASNSVSIAAPKPKPKPEPKPTPPPEDKEPEKEETPPVEEEVVTPPEEEETPPEEKPEKPVEEKPDPEKPEKPEEPEKPDPEKPAEDDAA, encoded by the coding sequence GTGCGCGATAAAATAAAAAATTGGATTCATAAAGCCGAAGAAACAACTGATAGATGGACTTCAAGTAAGTGGTTCAAGCGAATGAGTATAACATCAGGAGTCCTGTGGAATTTAGCCTTGATTCTGGCCATTGTCTTAGTGACAGGAGGAGTTTTTGCTGCATCGGTTGGAGCAGGATATTTTGCTTCGCTCGTTGATGAAGAAAAGCTTCGTTCTGAAGATGAAATGCGAAACGAAATTTACAGCTATGTGGAAACGTCAGAAATGTTTTTTGATAACGATGTCTATATCGGAAAAATTCAGACTGACTTGGAACGAAAAGAAACAACACTTGATAAAATTTCACAGACCGCCATCGACGCTGTATTTGCAACGGAAGATGAATACTTTATGGAACATGAAGGCATTGTTCCAAAAGCCATCTTCCGCGGCCTACTTCAAGATGTTGCAAACTCCGATAGTCAAACAGGTGGATCGACGCTGACACAACAGCTCATTAAAAACCAAATTTTGACAAACGAAGTTTCTTACGAGCGAAAAGCAAAAGAAATTCTCCTTGCTATGCGTCTTGAAAAGTTTATGACAAAAGATGAAATCATGGAAGCTTATCTCAATATTATACCGTACGGCAGAAACTCATCAGGTGCTAACATTGCCGGAATTGAAACTGCAGCTAATGGACTGTTTAACAAGTCAGCCAGTGAATTAAGCTTGCCTCAATCTGCTTTTATCGCTGGAATACCAAAAGCCCCTTTCCGCTACACACCTTATAATTCAGTTGGCCAGTTGAAAGACGCGGATGGATTAGCACCAGGAATCGATCGGATGAAAACCGTTTTATTCCGAATGAAAGAAACTGAGTACATCACACAAGAAGAATACGATGCTGCCATTGCTTATGACATCGTTAAAGATTTTCGTGAAAACGAATCACGTTCACGAGATAGCGAACCGTATATTACAGATGAGCTCGAAAAACGAGCAACACGTATTATTATGGATGTGCTTGCTGAAAAAGACAGTATAGATCCGAAATCACTTGAAGAAAACAATAAGCTGTACGAGGAATATGCAATTTTAGCTGACCGGGCAGTTCGTTCAAATGGTTACCGAATTCACTCAACCATTAACAAAGAGCTGTACTTGGCTCACGAAAAGGCAAAAGACGCTTATGCACGTTACGGCACAACATTGTCCGTACCAAGTGAAGACGGCGGAGACAAAATGAAAGATCTTCCTGTTCAAGTTGGAAGCATGATGATGGAAAACAAAACAGGACGTATTTTAAGTTTTGTCGGTGGACGTGATTTTGAAATTGAAGAATTGAATCACGCAACTCAAGCATATCGTTCGATTGGTTCTACAGTAAAACCTTTACTCGTATACGGACCAGCTCTTGACCTTGGTACGATTGGTGCAGGAAGTCCCGTTGTTGATGTGAAATTCAAATTAGCTGACGGTTACTCGCCTGCAAACTTCATCCCTTCTAGCGAACAAGGCATCATGTCAGCACGTGATGCGCTAGCACAATCTCAAAACTTGCCAGCTCTTCGCTTGTTTGGTCAAATTAGAGAGCAAATGCCGATCAATTACTTGATCAATGCCGGCTTCTCCAAAGTCAAAGAGGAATCAAACTATTATCCTGCTACTGCTTTAGGTGGTGGTGTCGAAGGATCTGTAGAAGAGTTAACGAGTGGTTATGCCACTGTCGCAAATGGCGGTAAAAAAGTTGAGCCGTATATGATTCAACGCATTGAAGATGCAGATGGCAATGTCATTTTTGAACACAAAGTTGCCGAAAAAGAAATTTATACACCGCAAACTGCTTATATTTTGACCGATATGTTAAGAGATGTGTTTACTACAGATCGCGGTACCGCGAACCGAGCGAATAGTTTACTAAGTTTTAGTGGCGACTTCGCCGGGAAGACAGGAACTACTCAGAACACAAAAGATGTTTGGCTAGTTGGCTATAACCCAAACATTACGATGGGTCTATGGCTTGGATACGATAGCGAAAAATATTCACTTGATAATTTCCCGAATTCGAATTTACAGCCTTCTGTTCGTGTCAACCAACTGTGGGCAAGCTTAATGAACACCACTTATCAAACAGTTCCAGAGCTAGTTGGAGCAAAGTCGACTTTCAAACAACCTGAAGGTGTCGTTACCAAGTCGTTTTGTGGAATTTCTGGCTTGGCACCAGGAGGAGCTTGTCAAAGTGCTGGTCTTGTACGTTCAGATTTGTTTAATGCCAACGTTATGCTTCCAAAAGGACAAGATGATAGTTTAACAAGTAGTTCCTTTACAACAATTAATGGTAAACGTTATACAGCTTTATCAACTACACCAAGCGAATTCGTCTCTGGTGGAGGCATTGGTGTATCGCAAAAATACATTGATCGCATGATGGCTCCGTTCGGCGGAGATGCTGGTAAATTGTTCCCTGGCAATTCAAAATTCTCTTCAGTAGTTGCAGGTGCAACTTTCAAAGCAGATGGCGCTGCTCCTGGAGCTGTTCAAGCAGCAATTAGCGGCCAAACCATTACGTGGACCAATTCTGGTTCAACTGATGTTGTTGGATACCGAGTTTACAAAGGCGGCTCACGCGTTGCTTCTATTTCGGAATCGAGAAGCAATTCATATAGCGCGAGTGGGGCTGGAAGTTATACAGTCGTTGCTGTAGACATCACAGGCAAACAATCAGGTGCTTCAAATAGTGTCAGCATTGCTGCACCAAAGCCAAAACCAAAACCTGAACCAAAACCAACTCCACCACCTGAAGATAAAGAACCAGAAAAAGAAGAAACACCACCGGTTGAAGAAGAAGTTGTGACTCCTCCTGAAGAAGAGGAAACTCCTCCTGAAGAAAAACCGGAAAAGCCAGTTGAGGAAAAACCGGATCCTGAAAAACCTGAGAAACCAGAAGAACCTGAAAAACCGGATCCTGAAAAGCCTGCTGAAGATGACGCAGCGTAA